A single Haloglycomyces albus DSM 45210 DNA region contains:
- a CDS encoding FtsX-like permease family protein, protein MRATLGVAWTLFRSGRSNSRLSSVLTLAAIAVVTLVLLFTVAANLAFAQRADATAWRSPAEVSSDEAIAHIATATDFVDATLVKRVDVAAEDSGSTPPPPGLDRFPRPGEVFASPAAQELLESRPDAQLADRYGEITGTIAKEALTGPGEVLVVIGHTPDSDVMTLPRDGGSDDSGPYGFASFSDGSKSDIYLIYQNLMALATVFMLVPLFIFGAAAARLNVARKDHRLASMRLIGATPRQVTAITVVETTLIAFLGAVLGAVTWVAAIPLVRHIPIDGTAWYASDLWSGIAPLLLTVTVVPILVAVSAIVGLRRVLVSPLGVVQRQKAPGLRAIRLLVFLGLLAAFFVGINLVNPESMAGTVIVFSLMAAFVWGLSFLGPWVIQTLGRIVGFFARSPARLLAARRMATDPKSAWRTVSGVTLIGFIAGYIAMMPMMTEPARDLDEPRLSVTTSMAAAEEAAASLESSESVAARDIEVIESEDGDGARLSATFDSLPVDEARTVMASLIPGSSPQTDSDFQIESSRSGASIATGVLVVLVVSFMTAIISAAIAGVASTLEKREVYHLMHLAGMPRKVLNRARRQETLMPLTVLGGGSILTGVLIAVPFLNLAPEGDSMAWILAVAVAVGFIGVMLANAVARPVLSQAMYTATVQGD, encoded by the coding sequence ATGAGAGCGACGCTCGGTGTCGCCTGGACGCTGTTCCGCAGCGGTAGGAGCAACAGTCGACTGTCCTCGGTCCTGACCCTGGCCGCCATCGCCGTGGTCACTCTGGTGTTGCTGTTTACCGTCGCGGCGAACCTGGCTTTCGCGCAGCGAGCGGACGCCACCGCGTGGCGGAGTCCGGCGGAGGTTTCGTCGGACGAGGCGATCGCACACATCGCCACCGCCACCGACTTTGTGGACGCCACTCTGGTCAAACGCGTGGATGTGGCCGCCGAGGATTCGGGCTCTACTCCCCCGCCGCCGGGCCTGGATCGGTTTCCGCGGCCGGGCGAGGTGTTCGCTTCTCCTGCCGCTCAGGAGTTGTTGGAGTCTCGACCCGACGCACAGCTCGCGGACCGGTACGGGGAGATCACCGGAACGATCGCGAAGGAGGCGCTCACCGGCCCCGGAGAGGTGCTGGTGGTCATCGGGCATACCCCGGACTCGGACGTGATGACCTTGCCTCGCGACGGCGGTTCGGATGACTCCGGCCCCTACGGTTTCGCGTCGTTCTCCGACGGTTCGAAGTCGGACATCTATCTGATCTACCAGAACCTGATGGCTTTGGCCACGGTTTTCATGCTGGTTCCGTTGTTCATCTTCGGCGCGGCAGCGGCCCGATTGAACGTAGCGCGCAAGGATCACCGCTTGGCGTCCATGCGACTGATCGGTGCCACTCCCAGGCAGGTCACGGCGATCACGGTGGTGGAAACGACTCTGATCGCGTTCCTGGGAGCGGTTCTGGGCGCGGTGACGTGGGTGGCCGCCATACCGTTGGTCCGTCACATTCCCATTGACGGAACGGCGTGGTACGCGTCGGATCTGTGGTCCGGAATCGCCCCCCTTCTTCTGACGGTGACGGTCGTTCCGATATTGGTGGCCGTGTCGGCGATCGTCGGGTTGCGACGGGTCTTGGTCTCACCGTTGGGGGTCGTGCAGCGGCAGAAGGCTCCGGGGTTGCGAGCGATACGGTTGCTGGTGTTCCTCGGTCTGCTGGCCGCCTTCTTTGTAGGGATCAATCTGGTCAACCCCGAATCGATGGCGGGTACGGTGATCGTGTTCTCTTTGATGGCGGCCTTTGTGTGGGGACTGAGTTTCTTGGGCCCCTGGGTGATCCAGACCTTGGGCCGGATTGTCGGTTTCTTCGCGCGGTCACCGGCACGTCTTTTGGCCGCCCGCCGCATGGCGACCGATCCCAAGAGTGCTTGGCGAACGGTGTCGGGGGTGACGTTGATCGGTTTCATCGCCGGCTACATCGCCATGATGCCGATGATGACCGAGCCGGCGCGGGATCTCGACGAACCCCGGCTGAGCGTCACCACCTCGATGGCGGCGGCCGAGGAGGCCGCGGCGAGCCTGGAGTCGTCCGAGTCCGTTGCCGCTCGCGACATTGAGGTTATCGAGTCCGAGGACGGGGATGGTGCACGGTTGAGTGCGACGTTCGATTCCCTCCCGGTGGACGAGGCCCGTACCGTGATGGCCTCTCTCATACCCGGTTCAAGTCCGCAGACGGATTCCGACTTCCAGATCGAATCGAGCCGTTCGGGCGCGAGTATCGCCACCGGGGTCCTGGTCGTGTTGGTCGTTTCGTTTATGACGGCGATCATTTCCGCCGCCATCGCCGGCGTCGCCTCGACGTTGGAAAAGCGCGAGGTCTATCACCTGATGCACTTGGCCGGTATGCCGCGCAAGGTTCTCAATCGAGCGAGGCGGCAGGAGACGCTCATGCCTCTTACCGTCCTCGGAGGTGGCTCGATCCTCACGGGTGTCCTGATCGCGGTGCCGTTTTTGAACCTCGCTCCGGAGGGCGACTCCATGGCGTGGATCTTGGCGGTGGCCGTCGCCGTGGGGTTCATAGGGGTCATGCTGGCGAACGCGGTGGCACGCCCGGTTCTATCGCAGGCCATGTATACCGCGACGGTCCAGGGCGACTGA
- the gcvT gene encoding glycine cleavage system aminomethyltransferase GcvT, which yields MAETHTSPQEGSLRPSPLYPRHQALGAKFAPFAGWEMPLEYEGVIAEHNAVRHHVGAFDVSHLGKLVITGPRALEFVNSCFTNDLNRAKDGGALYNLCCTVEGGVVDDVICYRFSEQKILAMPNAANNADVARRLRDAAPADIDIADEHTEWAVIAVQGPEAPGIVADLGLPTDHDDFMEFKTASFEGTELLVCRTGYTGEKGFELLVPTSAAGPLWDELMRRDVQPCGLGARDTLRLEMGYPLHGNDLTTDITPVQARMRWAIGWDKPDFWGKDVLTAERENGPRRRSWGLEAVKKGVLRPGMDVYDGEEKVGRTTSGSFSPTLKKGIALALLDSGWKPGADLEVDVRGRRLPVKVVKPPFVDSSTR from the coding sequence ATGGCTGAGACTCACACATCACCTCAAGAGGGTTCACTGCGACCGTCGCCGCTGTATCCACGTCACCAGGCACTGGGAGCCAAATTCGCGCCCTTTGCCGGCTGGGAGATGCCGCTGGAATACGAAGGCGTCATCGCGGAGCACAATGCCGTACGTCACCACGTCGGCGCATTCGATGTCTCCCACCTCGGCAAGCTGGTCATCACCGGACCCCGAGCGTTGGAATTCGTCAACTCCTGCTTCACCAACGACCTCAATCGTGCCAAAGACGGAGGCGCGCTCTACAACCTCTGTTGCACGGTCGAAGGCGGCGTCGTCGACGACGTTATCTGCTACCGCTTCAGTGAACAGAAGATCCTGGCCATGCCCAACGCCGCCAACAACGCGGACGTGGCGCGTCGCCTGCGTGATGCTGCTCCGGCCGACATCGACATCGCCGATGAACACACCGAATGGGCCGTTATCGCGGTACAGGGACCCGAAGCCCCCGGAATCGTCGCCGACCTCGGTCTGCCGACCGATCACGACGATTTCATGGAGTTCAAGACCGCTTCCTTCGAAGGAACGGAGCTATTGGTGTGCCGGACCGGATACACCGGTGAGAAAGGCTTTGAACTCCTCGTTCCGACGTCCGCAGCGGGTCCTTTGTGGGACGAATTGATGCGCCGCGACGTCCAGCCCTGTGGGCTCGGGGCACGGGACACGCTGCGTCTGGAAATGGGCTATCCCCTACACGGTAACGACCTCACCACCGACATCACCCCCGTGCAGGCACGCATGCGATGGGCCATCGGATGGGACAAACCCGACTTCTGGGGCAAGGACGTCCTGACCGCTGAACGTGAGAACGGCCCGCGACGTCGCTCCTGGGGGCTGGAAGCGGTGAAGAAGGGCGTACTGCGCCCCGGCATGGACGTGTACGACGGTGAAGAAAAGGTCGGCCGCACCACCTCAGGCTCGTTTTCGCCGACATTGAAGAAGGGAATCGCTTTGGCGCTCCTGGACTCGGGTTGGAAACCGGGAGCCGACCTGGAAGTCGACGTCCGTGGACGCCGCCTCCCGGTCAAAGTCGTGAAGCCGCCCTTCGTCGACAGTTCGACTCGTTAG
- a CDS encoding leucyl aminopeptidase yields the protein MTELRFDSAAAQEAAVDVVIIGAYSSDESVPVIPESASGVNAAFGGELSARLAEIGHEGSASTVAKLPAPDGLAANSLFVVGLGAQDDVDTEVLRRAVATGVRATFGRDTVAVAVEGDDEAVATGASLGTYKFDDFKTDEADDVPPQSVTVLGTTAEVVSRVEALTAGVFAARDWLNTPANYLRPPMFATEIERAADELGLEVETLDVEALKTGGYGGTLAVGGGSEAGPRLVRIMYRPDGADKHIALVGKGITFDTGGISLKPPQGMWDMKGDMGGAGAVVGAILSIARLGLPINVTATVALAENMPSGSAYRPGDVVTARNGKTIEVLNTDAEGRMVLSDALSRAAEDEPDALYDVATLTGGAVISLGARTMGLMGTPAETARVQRLGDETGERGWAMPFPEDVKKNMESSIADVSQCAQGMKRDGHMLQGGIFLSHFVPEALPWAHLDIAGPADSDSAFGYLVKGGTGFPVRTLVAVVEDWLAEQS from the coding sequence GTGACTGAACTTCGTTTCGATTCGGCGGCCGCGCAGGAAGCCGCCGTTGACGTCGTCATCATCGGTGCGTACTCGTCCGATGAGTCTGTACCCGTCATCCCCGAATCCGCTTCCGGCGTCAACGCCGCCTTCGGTGGGGAACTGTCGGCTCGCCTGGCGGAGATCGGTCATGAGGGTTCGGCCTCCACCGTCGCCAAGCTTCCCGCTCCCGACGGTCTTGCCGCCAACTCGCTGTTCGTCGTGGGCTTGGGCGCTCAGGACGACGTCGACACGGAAGTCCTACGTCGGGCCGTGGCTACCGGTGTCCGCGCGACGTTCGGGCGCGACACCGTCGCCGTCGCCGTGGAGGGGGACGACGAAGCGGTGGCCACCGGTGCCTCCCTGGGCACCTACAAGTTCGACGATTTCAAAACCGACGAGGCAGACGACGTTCCTCCCCAGTCGGTAACGGTTCTGGGCACCACCGCCGAGGTCGTCTCACGGGTAGAGGCTCTGACCGCCGGAGTATTCGCCGCCCGCGACTGGCTGAACACCCCCGCCAACTATCTGCGCCCGCCGATGTTCGCCACCGAGATCGAACGTGCGGCCGACGAACTGGGCCTTGAAGTCGAGACGCTCGATGTTGAGGCACTCAAAACCGGTGGATACGGTGGCACCTTGGCCGTCGGAGGCGGTTCCGAGGCGGGGCCGCGTCTGGTGCGTATCATGTACCGCCCGGACGGAGCCGATAAGCACATCGCCCTGGTCGGAAAGGGCATTACCTTCGACACCGGTGGCATCTCACTGAAGCCGCCACAGGGCATGTGGGACATGAAGGGCGACATGGGCGGCGCCGGTGCGGTCGTAGGCGCCATCCTCTCCATCGCTCGATTGGGCCTTCCCATCAACGTCACAGCGACGGTCGCTTTGGCCGAAAACATGCCGTCCGGTTCGGCCTACCGCCCGGGCGATGTCGTGACCGCCCGCAACGGCAAGACCATCGAAGTACTCAACACCGATGCCGAGGGACGCATGGTGCTGTCCGACGCACTGTCTCGTGCCGCCGAAGACGAACCGGACGCTCTGTACGACGTCGCCACTTTGACCGGTGGTGCCGTCATTTCACTGGGAGCGCGCACCATGGGTCTGATGGGTACCCCCGCCGAGACGGCTCGGGTACAGCGCCTCGGTGACGAGACCGGCGAACGGGGTTGGGCCATGCCGTTCCCCGAAGACGTCAAGAAAAACATGGAGTCGTCCATCGCCGACGTGTCACAGTGTGCGCAGGGAATGAAGCGCGACGGACACATGCTGCAGGGAGGTATCTTCCTCTCGCACTTCGTCCCCGAAGCCCTACCGTGGGCGCACCTCGACATCGCCGGCCCGGCGGATTCGGACTCCGCATTCGGCTACCTCGTGAAGGGCGGCACCGGTTTTCCCGTCCGAACCTTGGTAGCGGTCGTGGAAGACTGGCTCGCCGAGCAATCGTAA
- the lpdA gene encoding dihydrolipoyl dehydrogenase: protein MSNPNTGYDVVILGGGSGGYACAFRAAELGMSVALIEKDKVGGTCLHRGCIPTKALLHAGEVADTARDGAQFGIQTELKGVDMAGVNKYKDDIVAGLYKGLQGLVKAHKVEFINGYGRLTGRNTIEVDGRTVTGKNIVLASGSYSKSLPNLEVDEERFITSEAALNLDYVPNKVVVIGGGVIGVEFASAWRSLGAEVEIVEGLPRLVAAEDADTSKQLERSFRKRGIKFHTGKFFEKAEKTSDGVRITLPGDKTVEGDIALVAVGRGPNTEGLGYEEQGIAMERGFVRTNDHLQTSVDGIYAAGDIVPGIQLAHRGFAQGVFIAEHIAGLNPAPIDEKGIPRVTFTDPEVASVGYNEDEAKEVYGADNITSYKYNLAGNGKSNILKTQGFIKMVSVKDGPIVGVHMVGGRISEQIGEAELIYNWEAYADDVAKLIHMHPTQNESLGETAMALAGKPLHVHD, encoded by the coding sequence ATGAGCAACCCGAACACAGGATACGACGTAGTAATCCTGGGTGGCGGCAGCGGCGGTTACGCCTGCGCATTCCGCGCAGCCGAACTCGGCATGTCGGTCGCCCTCATTGAAAAGGACAAAGTGGGTGGCACGTGTCTGCACCGCGGTTGCATCCCCACCAAGGCCCTGCTTCACGCCGGTGAAGTCGCCGACACCGCACGTGACGGTGCCCAGTTCGGTATCCAGACCGAGCTCAAAGGTGTCGACATGGCCGGGGTCAACAAGTACAAGGACGACATCGTCGCAGGTCTCTACAAGGGCTTGCAGGGCCTGGTCAAGGCGCACAAGGTTGAGTTCATCAACGGCTACGGCCGCCTGACCGGACGCAACACCATCGAGGTGGACGGACGCACCGTCACGGGTAAGAACATCGTTCTCGCCTCCGGCTCATACTCCAAGTCGCTCCCCAATCTCGAAGTGGACGAGGAGCGGTTCATCACCTCCGAAGCCGCTCTGAACCTCGACTACGTTCCCAACAAGGTCGTCGTCATCGGCGGCGGCGTCATCGGTGTCGAGTTCGCCAGCGCCTGGCGCTCCCTCGGTGCCGAGGTCGAGATCGTCGAGGGTCTTCCGCGCCTCGTGGCCGCCGAGGACGCCGATACATCGAAGCAATTGGAACGTTCCTTCCGTAAGCGTGGAATCAAGTTCCACACCGGCAAGTTCTTCGAGAAGGCCGAGAAAACCTCGGACGGCGTGCGCATCACGCTTCCCGGCGACAAGACCGTGGAAGGCGACATCGCTCTCGTCGCGGTCGGTCGTGGCCCGAACACCGAAGGACTCGGTTATGAGGAACAGGGCATCGCCATGGAACGCGGCTTCGTTCGCACCAACGATCACCTCCAAACCAGCGTCGACGGCATTTACGCCGCCGGTGACATCGTTCCGGGCATCCAGCTCGCCCACCGTGGTTTCGCTCAGGGCGTCTTCATCGCCGAACACATCGCCGGCCTCAACCCGGCCCCGATCGACGAGAAGGGCATCCCGCGCGTTACGTTCACCGACCCCGAGGTCGCCTCGGTCGGCTACAACGAAGACGAGGCCAAGGAGGTCTACGGCGCCGACAACATCACATCCTACAAGTACAACCTGGCCGGCAACGGCAAGTCGAACATCCTGAAGACCCAGGGGTTCATCAAGATGGTGTCGGTCAAGGACGGACCGATCGTCGGTGTTCACATGGTCGGCGGTCGCATCTCCGAGCAGATCGGTGAGGCGGAGCTGATTTACAACTGGGAAGCCTACGCCGACGACGTCGCCAAGTTGATCCACATGCACCCGACCCAGAACGAGTCGCTGGGCGAGACCGCCATGGCGCTGGCCGGCAAGCCGCTGCACGTACACGACTAA